From one Lotus japonicus ecotype B-129 chromosome 3, LjGifu_v1.2 genomic stretch:
- the LOC130744366 gene encoding uncharacterized protein LOC130744366 has protein sequence MKDPPKLLRDLLEGIDPRSGHFLEHIRTYNSMFSFTSIGGKVEGQINDGSGPPQFIISGQNYHRIGSLIPNEGDTPKFAQLYIYDTKNEVANRMNHFSELTRRSPTDPTLVAELMVMIDQENVLAKNFRRVRDHIEAGSTPNIALRLFRDHSNENRMYDLPTNDEIAALIVGDFDSSDCGRDIILRTNSGSMQRIYETHVSFLPLQYPLIFTNGRGGYSRKFKLNKNSTKSKQWKRKKVSLREWVAFRLQERDHECKSILRSRRLFQQFIVDCYSMVESSRLFYLRRNQNKIRKDFLSGVEEAVDRGDTDAATLGARIVLPSSFTGGRRYMFDNCQGAMAICRTFGYPDLFLTITCNPKWPEIQRHTSKYGLQVYDRPDVACRIFHMKLNSLMTDFKKGDFFGKAIAGMYTIEFQKRGLPHAHILLWLHPLDKLNTIEKIDSVICAELPDPVKYPKLFELVSSMMVHGPCGLSNKSSPCMKNGKCSKFFPKKFVDVTSFDNDGFPIYKRRRTGVTTNRRGVELDNRFVVPCNAKLLMKYRAHINIEYCNKSN, from the exons ATGAAGGATCCTCCCAAGTTGCTGCGAGACTTATTAGAAGGGATTGATCCGCGCAGTGGGCACTTCCTTGAGCACATACGTACATATAACAGCATGTTTTCTTTCACATCAATTGGTGGCAAGGTTGAAGGACAGATTAATGATGGAAGTGGTCCTCCTCAATTTATAATCAGTGGGCAAAATTATCATCGAATAGGAAGCCTCATTCCTAACGAAGGAGACACACCAAAGTTTgctcaattatatatatatgatacaaAGAACGAGGTTGCCAATAGGATGAATCACTTTAG TGAACTCACACGAAGATCACCTACTGACCCGACTTTAGTTGCGGAGTTGATGGTGATGATTGATCAGGAGAATGTGCTCGCTAAGAACTTTAGAAGAGTTCGTGACCATATAGAAGCAGGATCAACACCTAATATTGCATTGAGATTGTTTAGAGATCATTCAAATGAGAATCGAATGTATGATTTGCCAACAAATGACGAGATTGCAGCCCTTATTGTCGGTGATTTTGATAGCTCTGATTGTGGGCGTGATATTATATTACGCACCAATAGTGGTAGTATGCAAAGAATATACGAGACACATGTGTCATTTCTCCCCTTGCAGTATCCGTTGATATTCACAAATGGCAGAGGTGGATATTCGAGAAAGTTCAAACTTAATAAGAACAGCACCAAATCCAAACAATGGAAACGGAAGAAGGTTTCATTACGTGAATGGGTTGCGTTTAGATTGCAAGAGAGGGATCACGAGTGCAAGAGCATTCTTCGGTCTAGGAGACTATTTCAACAATTTATTGTTGATTGCTATTCTATGGTTGAGTCTTCTAGATTGTTTTATTTACGAAGAAACCAAAACAAGATTCGTAAAGATTTTTTATCAGGCGTTGAAGAAGCAGTTGATCGTGGTGACACTGATGCAGCTACCCTTGGAGCAAGGATTGTATTGCCATCATCATTTACTGGTGGTAGACGTTACATGTTTGACAATTGCCAAGGAGCAATGGCAATATGTAGGACATTTGGATATCCTGACCTTTTTTTAACTATCACTTGCAATCCAAAATGGCCAGAGATTCAGCGACATACTAGCAAGTATGGTTTACAAGTTTATGATCGTCCAGACGTTGCATGTAGGATATTTCACATGAAGCTAAATTCCCTAATGACAGATTTTAAGAAAGGAGATTTCTTTGGCAAAGCTATAGCAG GTATGTACACTATTGAATTCCAAAAGAGAGGCCTACCGCATGCACATATTTTGTTGTGGCTGCATCCGTTAGACAAATTGAATACAATTGAAAAGATTGATTCAGTAATATGTGCTGAACTTCCAGATCCAGTAAAATATCCGAAACTGTTTGAACTTGTGTCAAGCATGATGGTTCATGGACCATGTGGGTTGAGCAATAAGAGCTCCCCTTGCATGAAAAATGGCAAGTGTTCCAAATTTTTCCCAAAAAAATTTGTTGATGTTACCTCCTTTGATAATGATGGTTTCCCTATATATAAAAGGAGAAGAACCGGGGTCACAACTAATAGGAGAGGTGTTGAATTGGACAATAGGTTTGTCGTACCTTGCAATGCGAAGTTACTTATGAAATACCGCGCGCACATCAATATTGAATATTGCAACAAATCCAATTGA
- the LOC130744367 gene encoding uncharacterized protein LOC130744367: protein MPLLLDACDSVREFCRQDKPWRIKARVIRLWEPSQELSSMNFYSMEMILQDIKGDKMHGVVCKNHSLNQVVTEGCAYIIHGFKVIWNDGTYHFMGQKLRLLFSSSTMFILTEDKRISLDGLSFLDTRKIQRVRNPTQPLIDIMGMLTAASAERIWISDAVLQKMIAVDLQDTKGSIRVVIIGDHAEFLSNFLCSNWTRRPILALQLVRVKIEQDKLYVFSMAPVSRLFVNPTFDGALDLVDRLEAMGVRQAEPVEYIWPNEDQSHIRDEMLSLYPRKTITQLIETTEDGIFVVHAGIVGLIRDGHWSYPSCRCYAELLGLGGRFECLKCCRIVGNMQRRYRLKLEVFDGYASSIFVLHDSETRHFMNLSCEDLILNMQQSMEDPFEEDYPTVLEEKIVGREVLFQVINDCSYQFNGGECFDVMRICEDHQLIDEFHNLQLVVTPKKSIFKPKFSVIDPTPKNQENVINSSVNSSATEGRRDYCKTTNQEEADS from the exons ATGCCTCTTCTCCTTGATGCATGTGATAGTGTTAGGGAATTTTGCAGGCAAGATAAGCCATGGAGAATTAAGGCACGTGTGATTAGATTGTGGGAACCTTCTCAAGAACTGAGTTCAATGAACTTTTACTCTATGGAGATGATACTCCAAGATATTAAA GGGGACAAAATGCATGGAGTTGTCTGCAAGAATCATTCACTAAACCAGGTTGTTACAGAGGGTTGTGCATACATAATACATGGATTCAAGGTGATTTGGAATGATGGTACCTATCACTTTATGGGTCAGAAACTGAGGTTGCTATTCAGCAGTTCCACCATGTTTATTCTTACTGAAGACAAGAGAATCTCTCTGGATGGTTTGTCTTTTCTTGACACAAGAAAAATCCAACGTGTCAGGAATCCCACTCAACCTTTAATAg ATATTATGGGGATGTTGACTGCTGCTTCAGCTGAGAGGATTTGGATAAGCGATGCTGTTTTGCAGAAAATGATTGCTGTTGATCTACAAGACACAAA GGGTTCTATAAGGGTTGTTATAATAGGTGATCATGCTGAGTTTTTGAGCAACTTCCTTTGCTCTAACTGGACACGAAGGCCTATACTGGCACTCCAACTTGTGAGAGTTAAGATAGAACAAG ATAAGTTATATGTGTTTTCAATGGCACCTGTGTCCAGGCTTTTTGTGAATCCAACTTTTGATGGTGCTCTGGATTTGGTAGATAG ACTAGAGGCTATGGGTGTAAGGCAAGCTGAACCAGTTGAATATATTTGGCCCAATGAAGATCAGTCTCATATCAGAGATGAGATGCTTAGTCTTTACCCTAGGAAAACAATCACCCAACTCATAGAGACCACTGAG GATGGAATATTCGTTGTTCACGCTGGAATTGTTGGTTTGATCAGAGATGGTCATTGGTCTTATCCCTCCTGCCGATGCTATGCTGAACTTCTTGGATTAGGTGGTAGATTTGAATGCTTGAAATGTTGCAGAATTGTAGGAAATATGCAAAGAAG GTACCGGCTGAAACTTGAGGTCTTTGATGGCTATGCCAGTTCCATATTTGTGCTGCATGACTCTGAGACTAGACATTTTATGAATTTATCATGCGAGGATTTGATTCTGAATATGCAG CAATCAATGGAGGACCCATTTGAGGAGGACTACCCAACTGTacttgaagaaaaaattgttGGTAGGGAGGTGTTATTCCAAGTCATAAATGATTGTTCATATCAATTCAATGGGGGTGAATGTTTTGATGTAATGAGAATATGTGAAGATCATCAACTCATTGATGAGTTCCACAACTTGCAGCTGGTTGTTACCCCCAAGAAG TCCATATTCAAACCAAAGTTCTCTGTGATTGATCCAACACCTAAGAACCAAGAGAATGTGATAAATAGTTCAGTAAATTCATCTGCTACTGAGGGCAGGAGAGATTATTGTAAAACCACCAATCAAGAGGAAGCTGATTCTTGA
- the LOC130744368 gene encoding uncharacterized protein LOC130744368, with translation MTVSYLQGQRIEATIRKSLIKKLFGEIVEGNIYRITYFAVVPNLGVYKAARHEFKIIFNSRTKIVPEESNLIPLYGFAFMNSAEISDTMGESEHLIDVIGLVTAVSREKQYTKGANITRMIELQLTDHRGSVQCTFFGSYVDVITHYVRENGQAMPVVVIQFAKIKTFKGNVVIQNVMHATRIMWNHEIPEVVDFRNSIALHGIDPDLPLTEIEDDVRVLTIEEEFLTLFPRKKIQEVHETAEAGVFVVYAKIAGLVDGEKWWYSACRCHRSVSVEDGTYYCPGCDSNVLEVTPRFRVKVEVSDGEEDASFVMFDTDCQNVLMKTCKELVIGSKVKSNSELPQVLKTLIGKEFLFKIEKSADHGAKYDDSYKVKKVCADQNVIDLFKDADKVNTPQRSIKVSKFPNLEDGESSNTSPGMGGIYSGNKSEIDAAVKSLEDISPLGSFASPSFVEADDGGASCPKPAKKLKMKCVKIEKE, from the exons ATGACTGTTTCTTATTTACAAGGCCAGAGAATTGAGGCCACTATCAGGAAATCGCTCATAAAGAAGTTGTTTGGTGAGATTGTTGAAGGAAACATATACAGGATAACCTATTTTGCTGTGGTTCCTAATCTTGGAGTTTACAAGGCTGCTCGACATGAATTCAAGATCATCTTTAATAGCAGGACAAAGATAGTGCCTGAAGAATCCAATCTCATTCCTTTGTATGGATTTGCCTTTATGAACTCAGCTGAAATTTCTGACACCATGGGTGAATCTGAACATCTCATTG ATGTGATAGGATTGGTTACTGCAGTTTCCCGTGAGAAACAATATACCAAAGGTGCAAATATTACAAGGATGATTGAGCTCCAGCTGACTGATCATAG GGGAAGTGTCCAATGTACCTTTTTTGGAAGCTATGTTGATGTTATTACTCATTATGTTCGAGAGAATGGACAAGCTATGCCGGTGGTTGTTATCCAGTTTGCTAAGATCAAGACTTTCAAAG GAAATGTTGTGATTCAGAATGTTATGCATGCTACAAGGATTATGTGGAATCATGAAATTCCAGAGGTTGTTGATTTCCGCAACAG CATTGCTCTCCATGGGATTGATCCTGATCTTCCCCTCACTGAGATTGAGGATGATGTGCGCGTCTTAACAATTGAAGAAGAATTTCTTACATTGTTCCCTAGGAAAAAAATCCAAGAAGTGCATGAAACTGCTGAG GCTGGGGTGTTTGTGGTGTATGCTAAGATTGCTGGACTGGTTGATGGTGAGAAATGGTGGTATTCAGCATGTCGCTGCCACCGTTCTGTGTCTGTTGAAGATGGCACATACTATTGCCCTGGATGTGACAGCAATGTGCTTGAAGTTACTCCACG TTTTAGGGTCAAGGTAGAGGTGTCTGATGGAGAAGAGGATGCAAGTTTTGTCATGTTTGACACTGACTGCCAGAATGTGCTCATGAAAACATGCAAGGAGTTAGTTATTGGTTCAAAG GTAAAAAGTAATTCTGAGTTGCCTCAAGTCCTGAAGACACTGATTGGGAAAGAGTTCCTCTTCAAAATTGAGAAATCAGCTGATCATGGAGCTAAGTATGATGATTCCTACAAGGTTAAGAAAGTATGTGCTGATCAGAATGTGATTGATCTGTTCAAGGATGCTGACAAAGTTAACACTCCCCAAAGG TCAATCAAGGTGTCCAAGTTCCCCAATTTGGAAGATGGAGAAAGTAGCAACACTTCTCCTGGTATGGGTGGAATCTATTCTGGAAACAAATCTGAGATTGATGCTGCTGTGAAGTCACTTGAGGACATATCTCCTTTAGGGAGTTTTGCTTCTCCATCCTTTGTTGAAGCCGATGATGGTGGTGCTTCCTGCCCCAAACCTGCCAAGAAACTAAAGATGAAGTGTGTGAAAATAGAGAAGGAGTAG